From one Onychomys torridus chromosome 12, mOncTor1.1, whole genome shotgun sequence genomic stretch:
- the Ifnar2 gene encoding interferon alpha/beta receptor 2 yields the protein MLSNRTFSAISVLNLCLVVYVSLQLASSSPFEEYPDESCTLNLALRNFRLVLSWELKNKSIPPTHYTFWYTIMSKPEAPKVLENCTNITESSCDVTDEWGDINENYVPIIVIYRRDSLKSNCGDSILATDFRVEPPEFEVVGFTDHINVIVKFPPVTPKIYGESIWKILGYTPLVIREQAGKSIKMHKPKMNNATGNFTYVLRDLLPKTNYCVSVYFEAENSNRDLEASLTSPLKCTLLQPGQESGSPDFAKVGIIIGCLIMVVFIITIMLKRIGYICLKNNFPKALNFRNFLSWIFPELPPSEAVDKLEVIPTNKKKKVWNYDYGDESDSDDEVPKASATGYTMHGLMGKPLSQASDSSADPQESHLEEDSTAEESDDPAAEAGAEPELCREAAVGPGFRPSEDPSGPYERRDSVLQDSVPGDDSSSSVNGPEDKVIFNVNLNSVFLRALHDDSEEASEVLSLAEDTVYLDEGPHRTESGLLMAGGDGTQLPHPGFSSQSLWTEDESSVKTDTSDSDADAGDGYIMR from the exons ATGCTTTCAAACCGCACCTTCTCCGCCATCAGTGTACTTAACCTGTGTCTTGTGG TGTATGTGAGCCTACAGCTTGCTTCATCATCTCCATTTGAGG AGTATCCAGATGAATCCTGCACTCTAAACCTGGCATTACGAAACTTCCGGCTAGTTTTATCAtgggaattaaaaaacaaatccatCCCACCAACTCACTATACCTTTTGGTACACAATCATGAG CAAACCGGAAGCTCCGAAGGTTTTGGAGAACTGTACAAACATCACGGAATCATCTTGTGACGTGACCGATGAGTGGGGTGACATCAATGAGAACTATGTCCCCATCATTGTGATTTACAGAAGAGACTCTCTGAAGAGCAATTGTGGAGACTCCATCTTAGCCACAGACT TTAGAGTTGAGCCACCAGAGTTCGAGGTTGTTGGCTTTACGGATCACATAAATGTGATAGTGAAATTTCCACCTGTCACTCCGAAGATATACGGGGAGAGCATATGGAAAATACTAGGTTATACACCACTTGTCATCAGAGAACAGGCGGGGAAAAGCATTAAGATG CACAAGCCCAAAATGAATAACGCCACTGGGAATTTCACCTATGTCCTCCGGGACTTACTTCCAAAGACAAACTACTGTGTATCTGTTTATTTTGAAGCTGAGAACTCCAATAGAGATCTGGAAGCCTCTCTAACTTCTCCCCTTAAATGCACCCTCCTTCAGCCTGGCCAGGAATCAG GATCGCCAGACTTTGCCAAAGTAGGAATAATTATTGGGTGTTTGATAATGGTGGTCTTCATAATCACCATCATGCTGAAACGGATTGGTTATATATGCTTAAAAAACAATTTCCCCAAAGCCTTG AATTTCCGTAACTTTTTATCGTGGATATTCCCTGAACTGCCACCCTCAGAGGCAGTCGACAAGCTGGAGGTCATTCCTacgaacaaaaagaagaaagtgtggaATTACGATTATGGAGACGAAAGTGACAGCGACGATGAAGTCCCCAAAGCAAGTGCCACCGGTTACACCATGCACGGACTGATGGGCAAGCCTCTGAGCCAGGCCTCTGACTCCTCAGCCGACCCCCAGGAGTCCCACCTGGAGGAAGACTCCACTGCTGAGGAATCTGATGACCCTGCAGCAGAGGCTGGGGCGGAGCCAGAACTCTGCAGGGAGGCTGCGGTGGGGCCAGGCTTCAGGCCTTCAGAAGACCCCAGTGGCCCCTACGAGAGGAGAGACAGTGTGCTCCAGGACTCCGTCCCCGGGGATGACAGCAGCAGCTCCGTGAACGGGCCGGAGGACAAAGTTATCTTCAACGTGAACTTAAACTCGGTGTTTCTGAGAGCTCTCCACGATGACTCCGAAGAAGCCTCAGAGGTGCTATCTCTTGCAGAAGACACGGTCTACCTAGACGAGGGTCCCCACAGGACAGAGTCAGGCCTCCTGATGGCCGGTGGGGACGGGACACAACTGCCCCATCCTGGCTTCTCTTCCCAGAGTCTGTGGACTGAGGACGAGTCATCTGTAAAAACGGACACCTCGGACTCTGATGCTGACGCAGGGGATGGCTACATTATGAGATGA